In Pantoea agglomerans, the genomic stretch GACGTGGTACCGCCCAGCGTGCAGGTGCGCGCCGAATATCCCGGTGCCAACCCGAAGGTGATTGCCGATTCGGTGGCTACGCCGCTGGAAGAGGCGATCAACGGCGTTGAAAATATGATGTATATGAAATCGGTGGCCGGTTCCGACGGCGTGCTGGTGACTACCGTCACCTTCCGCCCGGGCACCGATCCCGATCAGGCGCAGGTGCAGGTGCAAAACCGCGTCGCCCAGGCGGAAGCGCGCCTGCCGGAAGATGTGCGCCGCCTCGGCATCACCACCCAGAAGATGTCGCCAACGCTGACGCTGGTTGTGCATATGTTCTCGCCGCACGGCAAGTACGACTCGCTCTACCTGCGCAACTACGCCACGCTGAAGGTGAAAGATGAGCTGGCGCGCCTGCCTGGCGTGGGCCAGATTCAGATCTTCGGCGCGGGCGAATATGCGATGCGCGTCTGGCTCGATCCCAACAAAGTGGCTGCGCGCGGCCTGACCGCCGCCGACGTGGTGACGGCGATGCAGGAGCAGAACGTGCAGGTGTCAGCCGGCCAGCTGGGTGCCGAGCCGCTGAAGAAGCAGTCCGATTTTCTGCTCTCCATCAACACCGCTGGCCGCCTTGAAAACGAGCAGCAGTTCGGCAACATCATCCTGAAAACCTCGGATGACGGCTCACTGGTACGCCTGCGCGACGTGGCGCGTATCGAGATGGGCTCTGGCAGCTATGCCCTGCGTTCGCAGCTCAACAATAAGGACGCGGTCGGCATCGGTATCTTCCAGGCGCCGGGGGCCAACGCCATCGATCTCTCCAACGCGGTGCGCGCTAAGATGAACGAGCTGGCAACGCGCTTCCCGGACGATGTGAAGTGGGCTGCCCCTTACGACCCTACCGTGTTCGTGCGCGACTCTATCAGCGCGGTGGTGCATACGCTGCTGGAAGCGGTTGCCCTGGTGGTTCTGGTGGTGATCCTGTTCCTGCAGACCTGGCGCGCCTCGATCATTCCGCTGCTGGCGGTGCCGGTTTCGGTCGTCGGGACGTTCAGCGTGCTCTACCTGCTCGGCTTCTCGCTGAATACCCTGAGCCTCTTCGGGCTGGTGCTGGCGATCGGCATCGTGGTGGATGACGCCATCGTGGTGGTGGAGAACGTCGAGCGTAATATCGCGCTGGGCCTTTCACCGCAGGCGGCGGCGCATCAGGCGATGCGCGAGGTCTCCGGGCCGATTATCGCTATTGCGCTGGTGCTGTGCGCCGTGTTCGTGCCAATGGCGTTTCTCTCCGGCGTGACCGGCCAGTTCTATAAGCAGTTCGCGGTGACTATCGCCATTTCCACGGTGATCTCCGCCATCAACTCGCTGACCCTGTCTCCTGCGCTGGCGGCGAAGCTGCTAAAAGATCACCATGCGCCGAAAGATATTCCGACGCGAATTATCGATCGCCTGCTCGGCTGGCTGTTCCGTCCGTTCAACCGCTTCTTTAACAGCAGCGCGCACGGCTACGAAGGCCTGGTAGGCAAAACGCTGCGCCGCCGCGGCGCGGTGTTCGGCGTCTATGTGCTGCTGCTGGCGGGCGCGGGCTTTATGTTCCACGCCGTGCCGGGCGGCTTTATCCCGACGCAGGACAAACTCTATCTGATCGGCGGCGTGAAGATGCCGGAAGGCTCTTCGCTGGAGCGTACCGACGAGATGATCCGCAAGATGAGCGAAATCGGCATGAATACCGAAGGCGTCGCCTATTCTGTCGCCTTCCCCGGCCTGAATGCGCTGCAGTTCACTAACACGCCCAATACCGGCACGGTGTTCTTCGGTCTGAAGCCCTTTAGCGAGCGTAAGCACAGTGCGGCAGAGATTAACGCGGAGATCAATGCGAAGATTTCTCAGCTGCAGCAGGGGTTCGGCTTCTCCATTATGCCGCCCCCTATCCTCGGTCTGGGCCAGGGTTCCGGCTATTCGCTCTACGTGCAGGACCGCGCGGGGCTGGGCTACGGCGCACTGCAGACGGCGATTAACACCCTCTCCGGCGCGGTGATGCAGACGCCAGGGATGCACTATCCTATTTCGTCCTACCAGGCGAATGTGCCCCAGCTCGACGTGCAGGTGGATCGCGATAAAGCCAAGGCGCAGGGCGTATCGCTGACCGATCTCTTCAGCACGCTGCAAACCTATCTCGGTTCGTCATACGTCAACGACTTCAACCGTTTCGGCCGCACCTGGCGCGTGATGGCGCAGGCGGATGGCGAGTTCCGCGACAGCGTTGAGGATATCGCCAACCTGCGCACCCGCAACGATCGCGGCGAGATGGTGCCTGTCGGCAGCATGGTGCATATCACCACCACCTACGGGCCCGACCCGGTGATCCGCTATAACGGCTATCCGGCGGCGGACCTGATTGGCGATGCCGATCCGCGTATCCTCTCGTCCGCGCAGGCGATGACCCAGCTGGAAGCGATGTCCGGTCAGCTTTTGCCTAACGGCATGAATATTGAGTGGACCGACCTGAGCTATCAGCAGGCGACGCAGGGTAATACTGCCTTTATCGTCTTCCCGGTGGCGGTGCTGCTGGCGTTCCTGGTACTGGCCGCGCTCTATGAGAGCTGGACGCTGCCGCTGGCGGTGATCCTAATCGTACCGGTGACCATGCTGTCGGCGCTGGTCGGCGTCTGGCTGACGGGCGGCGATAACAACGTCTTTGTGCAGGTCGGCCTGGTGGTGCTGATGGGGCTGGCGTGTAAGAACGCCATTCTTATTGTGGAGTTCGCCCGCGAGCTGGAGATGCAGGGCAAAGGCATTGTGGAAGCGGCGCTGGAGGCCTGTCGCCTGCGTCTGCGTCCCATTGTGATGACTTCTATCGCCTTTATCGCCGGTACCGTGCCGCTGATTCTGGGCGAAGGCGCGGGCGCAGAAGTGCGCGGCGTTACCGGTATTACCGTGTTCGCCGGGATGCTGGGCGTCACGCTGTTCGGTCTGTTCCTGACCCCGGTGTTCTACGTCACGCTGCGTAAGCTGGTGACGCGCAAGGCACCGCAAGAAACGATGCAGACGGTGTAAAGATTAAGGGCGGTCAGCGACCGCCCTTTTTTATTTATATAATTAACGCTAAATATGAAAATTGCGTACCGCTACGCAATTGTGGCCAGGCGCAATAATTGACAGAGAAAAGCTTCCAGGTTAATTTCCCTACGGCAATGCCGCAAAGGATCAACTGTTCACGTGAAATAATAAAGGCTATTCAAGGAGACCATATGATTAAATTAAGAGACGAATTTGACGGATTCTGAGCAGACGTATAATAGCTAAGGCGGGAAAGCGCCCCGCCTTTTTCATGGATGAAAAATATGACACTAAACCTGACCATCTGGCCATTCATCAGTAACGCTATCCTCCTGCTCGGCGTTGTCGTCGCAACTTGCGCAATCTTCTATAACGTGCGCACAGCCAAAAAAAGAGACCGCTCACTTTTTATTTGAAAGCCGCCAGGATACGGCTTACACGGAATCGTTACACGTTCTTAAAAAAGTAAATCGTTCAGGTAAGTCTTTTCGTTCATATATTTTCCCGCGCGAAGGAAAAATCATAACGGAGAGAGAGAGAGAGAATTGAGCGGCGCAAGTTACAATATATTCTTAACTTCTATGAGAGAGTCGCCGTCGCTATTCGTGAAGGGATATATGATGAGCAGATGATTAAGAGAGCCTCTTTTACTACCGTTATTCAGGCCTGGGATATTGCGGAGCCTCTTATTAAAGCGATCAGAGAGCATATTCACTCTGAGACCACGTATC encodes the following:
- the oqxB gene encoding multidrug efflux RND transporter permease subunit OqxB; this encodes MDFSRFFIDRPIFAAVLSILIFVTGLIAIPLLPISEYPDVVPPSVQVRAEYPGANPKVIADSVATPLEEAINGVENMMYMKSVAGSDGVLVTTVTFRPGTDPDQAQVQVQNRVAQAEARLPEDVRRLGITTQKMSPTLTLVVHMFSPHGKYDSLYLRNYATLKVKDELARLPGVGQIQIFGAGEYAMRVWLDPNKVAARGLTAADVVTAMQEQNVQVSAGQLGAEPLKKQSDFLLSINTAGRLENEQQFGNIILKTSDDGSLVRLRDVARIEMGSGSYALRSQLNNKDAVGIGIFQAPGANAIDLSNAVRAKMNELATRFPDDVKWAAPYDPTVFVRDSISAVVHTLLEAVALVVLVVILFLQTWRASIIPLLAVPVSVVGTFSVLYLLGFSLNTLSLFGLVLAIGIVVDDAIVVVENVERNIALGLSPQAAAHQAMREVSGPIIAIALVLCAVFVPMAFLSGVTGQFYKQFAVTIAISTVISAINSLTLSPALAAKLLKDHHAPKDIPTRIIDRLLGWLFRPFNRFFNSSAHGYEGLVGKTLRRRGAVFGVYVLLLAGAGFMFHAVPGGFIPTQDKLYLIGGVKMPEGSSLERTDEMIRKMSEIGMNTEGVAYSVAFPGLNALQFTNTPNTGTVFFGLKPFSERKHSAAEINAEINAKISQLQQGFGFSIMPPPILGLGQGSGYSLYVQDRAGLGYGALQTAINTLSGAVMQTPGMHYPISSYQANVPQLDVQVDRDKAKAQGVSLTDLFSTLQTYLGSSYVNDFNRFGRTWRVMAQADGEFRDSVEDIANLRTRNDRGEMVPVGSMVHITTTYGPDPVIRYNGYPAADLIGDADPRILSSAQAMTQLEAMSGQLLPNGMNIEWTDLSYQQATQGNTAFIVFPVAVLLAFLVLAALYESWTLPLAVILIVPVTMLSALVGVWLTGGDNNVFVQVGLVVLMGLACKNAILIVEFARELEMQGKGIVEAALEACRLRLRPIVMTSIAFIAGTVPLILGEGAGAEVRGVTGITVFAGMLGVTLFGLFLTPVFYVTLRKLVTRKAPQETMQTV